One genomic region from Egicoccus sp. AB-alg6-2 encodes:
- a CDS encoding alpha/beta fold hydrolase: MTVAKRPEDTPLVLRASTTDDVRGAFLHLAERFSPEEARGLDARWVIELTDHAAAATTFHVAGGRILVSPGAADGPDARLRTDAATWLDLVSGRRDGVAAFLAGQIEIEGDLNLAARFETMFAPGPEATRLLRTVETPVRGVRLESLVAGHGPPVLLLHGLGANKVSFLPLLDGLADRHEVHALDLPGFGKSDKPLPTGRRYTMAWMADMVHGYLVRNRIRDVHVVGNSMGGRIAVELALRHPESVRSVIGLGAAVAFDEYQRFGPLLRFTRPHWFGAAPVPVRRPWVEAGIRELFCDPSRVPAANFRAAADDTMRYLRDPGYRLALLACARHLGAERSGGRRCFWTRLATMDTPSFWVFGARDRLVRHRYAARVADSLPAATVDVWDDVGHVPQFELPERATAAVRDWIERIDAPR; this comes from the coding sequence ATGACGGTCGCGAAGCGCCCCGAGGACACGCCGCTCGTCCTGCGGGCGTCCACGACCGACGACGTGCGCGGCGCATTCCTGCACCTCGCGGAGCGGTTCTCGCCCGAGGAGGCGCGCGGCCTCGACGCCCGGTGGGTCATCGAACTCACCGACCACGCTGCCGCAGCGACCACCTTCCACGTCGCCGGCGGCCGCATCCTGGTCTCCCCCGGTGCCGCCGACGGGCCGGACGCTCGCCTGCGCACGGATGCCGCGACCTGGCTCGACCTCGTCTCGGGTCGCCGCGACGGCGTCGCCGCGTTCCTCGCCGGTCAGATCGAGATCGAAGGCGACCTCAACCTCGCCGCCCGCTTCGAGACGATGTTCGCGCCCGGGCCCGAAGCGACCCGCCTGCTGCGCACGGTCGAGACCCCGGTCCGCGGCGTCCGCCTGGAGTCGCTGGTCGCCGGCCACGGCCCGCCGGTGCTGCTGCTGCACGGCCTCGGGGCCAACAAGGTGTCGTTCCTGCCGCTGCTCGACGGCCTCGCCGACCGGCACGAGGTCCATGCGCTCGACCTGCCCGGGTTCGGCAAGTCGGACAAGCCGCTGCCGACCGGCCGTCGCTACACGATGGCGTGGATGGCCGACATGGTGCACGGCTACCTGGTCCGCAACCGGATCCGCGACGTCCACGTCGTCGGCAACTCGATGGGCGGCCGCATCGCCGTCGAACTGGCCCTCCGCCACCCCGAGTCGGTGCGCAGCGTGATCGGCCTCGGCGCCGCCGTGGCGTTCGACGAATACCAGCGTTTCGGACCGTTGCTGCGGTTCACGCGCCCGCACTGGTTCGGTGCCGCACCCGTCCCGGTCCGACGTCCCTGGGTCGAGGCCGGCATCCGCGAGCTGTTCTGCGACCCGTCCCGCGTGCCCGCGGCCAACTTCCGTGCCGCCGCGGACGACACGATGCGCTACCTCCGCGACCCCGGCTACCGCCTCGCGCTGCTGGCCTGCGCCCGCCACCTCGGCGCCGAGCGTTCCGGCGGCCGTCGCTGCTTCTGGACCCGGCTCGCCACGATGGACACGCCCAGTTTCTGGGTGTTCGGGGCCCGCGACCGCCTCGTCCGACACCGCTACGCCGCCCGCGTGGCCGACAGCCTGCCCGCCGCGACCGTGGACGTGTGGGACGACGTCGGCCACGTGCCGCAGTTCGAACTGCCCGAGCGGGCGACGGCGGCCGTGCGCGACTGGATCGAGCGGATCGACGCCCCGCGCTGA
- a CDS encoding Fic family protein, producing the protein MALSGVIAGHTVGPYLDTLQAEADDLASALTDATDADADGASAAGASAAAEARRREAMLASLRLDGSPIEAWPDDDLMTVATLATDLADAEFADADGGADLDSAAPGTATAPAPADAGAGADPAVRGSWFDAMRLFDVPDEVLLARELLGVRSAMAADDLAAELVTDPAAALAHLHRRLTYGLVAPERAARLRTSEQAVHDASVGRILYFTVEPAQLAEGFAALVDWLRGPAGELPPLLAAGILHLELLRLHPFDAANGRLARVASRLWLRRNGLDPSGLAAAEVALAADALGYHEEVARTLRRRDATIWLERWAEAVVDGLAGSARALGIAGASLDRAGGRPGIGADPLDGLGAEFTLAEARDRLGADDLVSTRTAVERLCQAGVVTRVPGSRGLRFLRAIDCDLGSVD; encoded by the coding sequence GTGGCGCTGAGCGGCGTGATCGCCGGCCACACGGTCGGCCCCTACCTCGACACCCTGCAGGCCGAAGCCGACGACCTCGCCAGTGCCCTGACCGACGCCACCGACGCCGACGCCGACGGCGCGTCCGCAGCCGGCGCGTCGGCCGCCGCGGAGGCGCGGCGTCGGGAGGCGATGCTGGCGTCGCTGCGGCTGGACGGCTCCCCGATCGAGGCGTGGCCCGACGACGACCTGATGACGGTCGCCACGCTGGCCACCGACCTCGCCGACGCCGAGTTCGCCGACGCCGACGGGGGCGCCGACCTCGACTCCGCCGCCCCGGGCACCGCCACCGCCCCTGCTCCTGCCGACGCCGGCGCCGGCGCCGATCCCGCCGTGCGCGGGAGCTGGTTCGACGCGATGCGGCTCTTCGACGTGCCAGACGAGGTGTTGCTGGCCCGCGAGCTGCTGGGGGTCCGCAGCGCGATGGCGGCCGACGACCTCGCCGCCGAGCTGGTGACCGACCCCGCGGCGGCGCTCGCCCACCTGCACCGGCGCCTGACCTACGGCCTCGTCGCCCCCGAACGGGCCGCCCGGCTGCGCACCAGCGAGCAGGCGGTCCACGACGCCAGCGTCGGACGCATCCTGTACTTCACCGTCGAGCCGGCCCAGCTGGCCGAGGGGTTCGCGGCGCTGGTCGACTGGCTCCGGGGACCGGCGGGCGAGCTGCCACCGCTGCTCGCCGCGGGCATCCTCCACCTCGAACTGCTGCGCCTGCACCCGTTCGACGCGGCCAACGGCCGGCTCGCCCGGGTCGCCTCGCGGTTGTGGTTGCGCCGGAACGGCCTCGATCCGTCCGGGCTGGCCGCCGCCGAGGTGGCGCTGGCTGCCGACGCGCTCGGCTACCACGAGGAGGTCGCGCGGACGCTGCGCCGGCGCGACGCCACGATCTGGCTCGAGCGGTGGGCCGAGGCGGTGGTGGACGGGCTCGCCGGCTCCGCCCGCGCGCTCGGGATCGCGGGCGCGTCCCTCGATCGAGCGGGCGGTCGACCGGGCATCGGGGCGGACCCGCTCGACGGGCTCGGCGCGGAGTTCACCCTCGCGGAGGCGCGCGACCGGCTGGGTGCCGACGACCTCGTGTCCACCCGCACCGCCGTCGAACGACTGTGCCAGGCCGGCGTCGTGACCCGTGTCCCCGGCAGCCGCGGCCTGCGATTCCTTCGTGCAATCGACTGCGACCTCGGATCTGTGGACTGA
- a CDS encoding HAD family hydrolase: MAEAAAAFFDLDRTLIGGSSAFHFGIAAWRNKLIPTGDLLSDALNAATYKLFGATDERSEAVRDRILHAVEGAAQAELIALNEQFIPRILEQVRPESRGLIDMHHEAGRDCYILSASPVELVAPLAEALGMEGGLGTVSEVVDGHYTGRLDGPFLYGQGKAEAIEKLAAERGYDLRLCYSYSDSASDLPMMEMVGHPVAVNPDRPLESVAHQRGWPIVIFSRKTKQVVKVTTAAGGSAAAATLTYLLGRRHGRISTEAATARLLRPWR; this comes from the coding sequence GTGGCCGAAGCTGCCGCCGCATTCTTCGATCTCGACCGGACCCTGATCGGCGGTTCGTCCGCCTTCCACTTCGGCATCGCCGCCTGGCGCAACAAGCTGATCCCCACCGGCGACCTGCTCAGCGACGCGCTCAACGCCGCGACCTACAAGCTGTTCGGCGCCACCGACGAGCGCTCCGAGGCCGTCCGCGACCGGATCCTGCACGCCGTCGAGGGCGCGGCACAGGCGGAACTGATCGCGCTCAACGAGCAGTTCATCCCCCGCATCCTCGAACAGGTCCGCCCCGAGTCTCGCGGCCTCATCGACATGCACCACGAGGCCGGACGCGACTGCTACATCCTGTCCGCCTCCCCCGTCGAACTCGTCGCCCCGCTCGCCGAGGCGCTGGGCATGGAGGGTGGTCTCGGCACCGTCTCCGAGGTCGTCGACGGCCACTACACCGGGCGGCTCGACGGCCCGTTCCTGTACGGCCAGGGCAAGGCCGAAGCGATCGAGAAGCTGGCCGCCGAGCGCGGCTACGACCTGCGCCTGTGTTACAGCTACAGCGACTCGGCCTCCGACCTGCCGATGATGGAGATGGTCGGCCACCCGGTCGCGGTCAACCCCGACCGGCCGCTCGAATCGGTCGCGCACCAGCGCGGCTGGCCGATCGTGATCTTCTCGCGCAAGACCAAGCAGGTCGTGAAGGTGACGACCGCGGCGGGTGGTTCGGCCGCCGCGGCGACGCTGACCTATCTGCTCGGCCGCCGGCACGGCCGCATCAGCACCGAGGCGGCGACGGCGAGGCTGCTGCGCCCGTGGCGCTGA
- a CDS encoding M48 family metallopeptidase, whose product MPVEHRPAAAGRPELHIHRSPKRRRSASAAPEGGRIVVRLPAGLEQAEEERLIDDLVDKVTRRRSRDRLGGDAALEARARRLAQRHLDGVAFSSVRWSARMGRRHGSCTPATGEIRISDRLAQAPTWVLDAVLVHELAHLLAPDHGPDFAALVARYPQAERARGWLEGFAAGQLASATPSDDQGDQAGSSPEGSSDEPSPESSPR is encoded by the coding sequence GTGCCCGTCGAACACCGCCCGGCCGCCGCCGGCCGTCCCGAGCTGCACATCCATCGCAGCCCGAAACGGCGCCGTTCGGCCTCCGCCGCACCCGAGGGCGGACGCATCGTGGTGCGGTTGCCCGCCGGCCTCGAACAGGCGGAGGAGGAGCGCCTGATCGACGACCTGGTCGACAAGGTGACGCGCCGCCGCTCACGCGATCGGCTCGGTGGCGACGCGGCGCTCGAGGCGCGGGCCCGGCGCCTGGCGCAGCGCCACCTCGACGGGGTGGCCTTCTCCTCGGTGCGCTGGTCGGCGCGGATGGGCCGTCGCCACGGCTCCTGCACGCCCGCGACGGGCGAGATCCGCATCAGCGACCGTCTCGCGCAGGCGCCGACCTGGGTGCTCGACGCCGTGCTCGTGCATGAGCTGGCGCACCTGCTCGCACCCGACCACGGGCCGGACTTCGCCGCGCTCGTGGCGCGCTACCCGCAGGCGGAGCGGGCCCGCGGCTGGCTCGAGGGCTTCGCCGCCGGCCAGCTCGCGTCCGCCACCCCGTCGGACGATCAGGGCGATCAGGCGGGGTCGTCGCCGGAGGGATCGTCGGACGAGCCCTCTCCGGAGTCGTCGCCCCGGTGA
- a CDS encoding zinc-dependent metalloprotease, producing the protein MSDDPFRPGDDEEPDDLFGGALPPELSAMFEQIGGSEGLAAMGAQLSQLFAGGLGQSGPVDWNLASRVALQIAADGDRGPTPEEETRGRQALELAEHWLDDSPLPAPPDAGRLVVASRQTWVNAALTALRPMVEPVARASTDAMVSLAQEQLGELGEAGPAALPGMEGLPAGLGDFIANLGGMDLGAMLRPAGAALMGLQAGQVVGQLARQLLGQYDLGIPTAPRAEAYLLGVNVHAEFDGWDLDPMEVAVVLALTEAAHRRLFHAVPWLEAHIQSLVARFAAGTTIDAERMREVSEELMLGVDPDDPDSLRAAMERAAGLRMEPTADQLRVLERLQAVVCLVGAWARHEAARVAGDRLPGRGRVEEVLRRRRATRGDGEELLAALLGLDLKPDDETLGDAFVTAVEAALGPVGLHRALAHPENLPDARELADPAAWLARTSDDHDVPDDLSELLGGDFGDAPVEDSAEERLRRHRGDDSGEGSSDDPSGDDPA; encoded by the coding sequence GTGAGCGACGACCCGTTCCGTCCCGGTGACGACGAGGAGCCCGACGACCTGTTCGGTGGCGCGCTGCCTCCCGAGTTGAGCGCGATGTTCGAACAGATCGGCGGCAGCGAGGGCCTGGCCGCCATGGGCGCCCAGCTGTCGCAGCTGTTCGCCGGCGGGCTCGGCCAGTCCGGACCCGTCGACTGGAACCTCGCCAGCCGCGTCGCGCTGCAGATCGCCGCGGACGGCGATCGCGGCCCGACGCCCGAGGAGGAGACCCGCGGACGGCAGGCGCTGGAGCTGGCCGAGCACTGGCTCGACGACTCCCCGCTGCCGGCCCCGCCCGACGCCGGCCGGCTGGTCGTCGCCTCACGCCAGACGTGGGTCAACGCCGCCCTGACCGCCCTGCGCCCGATGGTCGAGCCGGTCGCCCGTGCCTCGACCGACGCGATGGTCTCGCTCGCGCAGGAGCAGCTGGGCGAGCTCGGCGAAGCGGGCCCGGCCGCGCTGCCGGGCATGGAGGGTCTGCCGGCGGGCCTCGGCGACTTCATCGCCAACCTCGGCGGCATGGACCTCGGCGCGATGCTGCGTCCGGCCGGCGCCGCGCTGATGGGCCTGCAGGCCGGGCAGGTGGTCGGTCAGCTGGCACGGCAGCTGCTGGGCCAGTACGACCTCGGCATCCCGACCGCACCACGCGCCGAGGCCTACCTGCTGGGCGTCAACGTCCACGCCGAGTTCGACGGCTGGGACCTCGACCCGATGGAGGTCGCGGTCGTGCTGGCACTGACCGAGGCGGCCCACCGCCGCCTGTTCCACGCGGTTCCGTGGCTCGAGGCCCACATCCAGTCCCTGGTCGCGCGCTTCGCCGCGGGCACGACCATCGACGCCGAGCGGATGCGGGAGGTCTCCGAGGAGCTGATGCTGGGCGTCGACCCCGACGACCCCGACTCGCTGCGGGCCGCCATGGAACGTGCCGCCGGCCTGCGGATGGAACCGACGGCGGACCAGCTGCGGGTGCTCGAACGCCTGCAGGCCGTGGTCTGCCTCGTCGGTGCCTGGGCCCGCCACGAGGCGGCACGCGTGGCCGGCGACCGGCTCCCCGGACGTGGCCGTGTCGAGGAGGTGCTGCGACGCCGCCGGGCGACCCGCGGCGACGGCGAGGAGCTGCTGGCCGCCCTGCTGGGTCTCGACCTCAAGCCCGACGACGAGACGCTCGGCGACGCGTTCGTCACCGCCGTCGAGGCGGCGCTGGGCCCGGTCGGCCTGCACCGGGCGCTCGCCCATCCCGAGAACCTGCCCGACGCCAGGGAGCTCGCCGACCCCGCGGCCTGGCTGGCCCGGACCTCGGACGACCACGACGTCCCCGACGACCTCAGCGAACTGCTCGGCGGCGACTTCGGCGACGCTCCCGTCGAGGACAGCGCCGAGGAACGTCTCCGTCGTCACCGGGGCGACGACTCCGGAGAGGGCTCGTCCGACGATCCCTCCGGCGACGACCCCGCCTGA
- a CDS encoding NAD-dependent epimerase/dehydratase family protein: MTTVAITGAGGFVGRGLVTALEAQADVERVLGLDLVAPKGVDAAKLVFRRADVRDADLAEVFGRADTVVHLAFRVDPMHDEPTMREINVDGTKRVFEAAAASGVRRIVFVSSVAAYGAHADNDVPLTEDSPVRGTPDFNYVQHQAEIERWLQTWVPEHPELRVTVLRSAVVLGPGAQNFLTRVFESPRITLVRGHKPPLQFVHLDDVVSALVHVLEHDLDGVYNVTAEGWLSMDEVTAIVGRRTAAVPEEVAFSVTERMWRLGIGDQPPGLVAHFMHPWVATPEKLVDTGWQPQHSNRDALVAMVREHGRYVALAGMRAERRTVRSATLAAIGVLSIAAGREVRRRQQRQRRAAR; encoded by the coding sequence GTGACCACCGTCGCGATCACGGGAGCGGGCGGCTTCGTCGGCCGGGGGCTGGTGACCGCGCTGGAGGCGCAGGCCGACGTCGAACGGGTGCTCGGGCTCGACCTCGTCGCGCCGAAGGGCGTGGACGCCGCCAAGCTGGTGTTCCGGCGGGCGGACGTGCGCGACGCCGACCTCGCCGAGGTGTTCGGTCGGGCGGACACGGTGGTCCACCTCGCCTTCCGGGTCGACCCGATGCACGACGAGCCGACGATGCGCGAGATCAACGTCGACGGCACGAAACGGGTGTTCGAGGCGGCGGCCGCGTCCGGCGTCCGGCGCATCGTCTTCGTGTCGTCGGTGGCGGCGTACGGTGCCCACGCCGACAACGACGTACCGCTGACCGAGGACAGCCCGGTCCGCGGCACCCCCGACTTCAACTACGTCCAGCACCAGGCCGAGATCGAGCGCTGGCTGCAGACCTGGGTCCCCGAGCATCCCGAGCTGCGGGTCACGGTGCTGCGCTCGGCCGTCGTGCTGGGACCCGGCGCGCAGAACTTCCTCACCCGCGTGTTCGAGTCGCCCCGGATCACGCTGGTGCGCGGGCACAAGCCACCGCTGCAGTTCGTCCACCTCGACGACGTGGTCTCGGCCCTCGTCCACGTGCTCGAGCACGACCTCGACGGCGTCTACAACGTCACCGCCGAGGGCTGGCTGTCGATGGACGAGGTCACCGCCATCGTCGGCCGCCGCACCGCCGCGGTCCCCGAGGAGGTCGCGTTCTCCGTCACGGAGCGGATGTGGCGGCTCGGGATCGGCGACCAGCCGCCGGGGCTGGTGGCCCACTTCATGCATCCCTGGGTGGCCACGCCGGAGAAGCTGGTCGACACGGGGTGGCAGCCACAGCACAGCAACCGCGACGCCCTGGTCGCCATGGTGCGCGAGCACGGCCGTTACGTGGCCCTGGCCGGCATGCGGGCCGAGCGCCGGACGGTCCGCTCGGCGACGCTCGCCGCCATCGGCGTCCTCTCCATCGCGGCCGGCCGCGAGGTGCGACGCCGACAGCAACGCCAACGGCGCGCGGCGCGCTGA
- a CDS encoding S8 family serine peptidase, whose translation MAGWLPVLLLFAPAVALAAGDPYRGEQWSLDRIGVEDAWAATPRGEGVVVAVVDTGVDLDHPDLRERFVRDADGEVVGLDLVGEGPPQDEHGHGTLVAGVIAATADNGIGVAGIAPRARLLPIRVLDEVGAGEGRDVDAAIRWAVDHGADVINLSLESVKSSDRATVGPGAPTDAVRYAWDRGVVVVAAAGNAAAPRTEYPEDSPVLLVGAVDRDDRRAAFSSGVRADAVLAPGVDIVSTWCRDAGASRCEPGIHTYGLAEGTSFAAPHVSGALALLLSAGHGPEEAVERLRATAVDLGPPGPDPDHGHGRIDVGAAAATDLEVAALRPPVDAAAPDDEAGTGQAEPPAVAAEPTPAPEPAAQRGPEPPAAPDPEPQVVALPTEPSPPSPGHVAPDGVVHLVAAVCLGVTLATWSAVARRHV comes from the coding sequence GTGGCGGGATGGCTCCCCGTCCTGCTGCTGTTCGCGCCCGCCGTGGCACTGGCCGCCGGCGACCCCTACCGCGGCGAGCAGTGGTCGCTGGACCGCATCGGCGTCGAGGACGCCTGGGCCGCCACGCCACGCGGTGAGGGGGTGGTGGTCGCGGTCGTGGACACCGGCGTCGACCTCGACCATCCCGACCTGCGGGAGCGGTTCGTCCGCGACGCCGACGGCGAGGTGGTCGGCCTCGACCTGGTCGGCGAAGGGCCGCCGCAGGACGAGCACGGGCACGGCACGCTGGTGGCCGGGGTCATCGCGGCGACGGCCGACAACGGCATCGGGGTCGCCGGCATCGCCCCCCGGGCCCGGCTGCTGCCGATCCGGGTGCTCGACGAGGTCGGTGCCGGCGAGGGCCGCGACGTGGACGCCGCCATCCGGTGGGCCGTCGACCACGGCGCCGACGTCATCAACCTGTCGCTGGAGAGCGTCAAGTCCTCCGACCGCGCCACGGTCGGCCCCGGCGCGCCGACCGACGCCGTCCGCTACGCCTGGGACCGCGGGGTCGTCGTCGTCGCGGCGGCCGGCAACGCGGCCGCCCCCCGCACCGAGTACCCCGAGGACTCCCCGGTCCTGCTCGTGGGCGCGGTGGACCGCGACGACCGGCGGGCCGCCTTCTCCTCGGGGGTGCGGGCCGACGCGGTGCTCGCGCCCGGCGTGGACATCGTCAGCACCTGGTGCCGTGACGCGGGCGCATCACGCTGCGAGCCGGGGATCCACACCTACGGCCTGGCGGAAGGCACCTCGTTCGCGGCGCCCCACGTCAGCGGGGCGCTCGCCCTGCTGCTGTCGGCCGGACACGGACCCGAGGAGGCGGTCGAGCGCCTGCGGGCGACCGCGGTGGACCTCGGACCTCCCGGCCCCGATCCCGACCACGGCCACGGCCGCATCGACGTCGGGGCGGCGGCCGCGACCGACCTCGAGGTGGCCGCGCTGCGCCCACCGGTGGATGCAGCCGCACCCGACGACGAGGCGGGTACGGGTCAGGCGGAGCCGCCCGCCGTCGCGGCCGAGCCGACGCCAGCTCCCGAGCCGGCGGCGCAACGCGGCCCGGAACCGCCCGCGGCACCCGACCCCGAGCCGCAGGTGGTCGCGCTGCCGACCGAACCGAGCCCGCCGTCGCCCGGACACGTCGCGCCCGACGGGGTCGTCCACCTCGTCGCGGCGGTGTGCCTCGGTGTCACGCTCGCGACCTGGTCGGCCGTGGCGAGACGGCACGTGTGA
- a CDS encoding PDZ domain-containing protein yields MRRWLVLLAVVVAFAALSAGGAIARGVVPCELLRAQPTCYVALRPGPAEDVLRLVEVTGARAYGSTGELLLTTVAVDEELGLAEWLRASVSSGIESVPRDTLFPPGSDRDEVAEYNAALMADSQLTATLAALEELGFDVTGEGALVTAVVEDAVTDQLEVGDVITAVDGAPVTDNRGVVTAVQSRAPGDRLALLVRRGEGEREVEVVLGSAADDELRPYVGVLLSTELALPVDVRIDAGVIGGPSAGLMFALSIIDVLGPQDLTGGTVVAGTGTLARDGAVGAIGGIRQKVLGAIDREDGGRAASVFLVPSANLDEALGTPVERDVLLAPVATLDDALAALSAVRAGEQPAGAVQLQGSGTRAAVG; encoded by the coding sequence GTGCGTCGTTGGCTCGTGCTGCTCGCCGTCGTCGTCGCGTTCGCCGCGCTGTCCGCGGGCGGCGCCATCGCGCGCGGCGTCGTCCCGTGCGAGCTGCTGCGGGCCCAGCCGACCTGTTACGTGGCGCTGCGTCCGGGACCGGCCGAGGACGTGCTGCGTCTGGTCGAGGTGACGGGGGCGCGGGCCTACGGCTCGACGGGAGAGTTGCTGCTGACGACGGTGGCCGTCGACGAGGAGCTCGGCCTGGCCGAGTGGTTGCGCGCCAGCGTCTCGTCGGGGATCGAATCGGTGCCGCGCGACACCCTGTTCCCGCCGGGCAGCGACCGTGACGAGGTGGCCGAGTACAACGCCGCGCTGATGGCCGACAGCCAGCTGACGGCCACGCTGGCGGCGCTGGAGGAGCTCGGCTTCGACGTCACCGGTGAGGGGGCACTGGTGACCGCGGTGGTCGAGGACGCGGTGACCGACCAGCTCGAGGTCGGCGACGTCATCACCGCGGTGGACGGGGCGCCGGTCACCGACAACCGTGGGGTCGTCACGGCGGTGCAGTCGCGCGCTCCCGGTGACCGGTTGGCGCTGTTGGTGCGGCGTGGCGAGGGCGAGCGCGAGGTGGAAGTGGTGCTCGGTTCGGCCGCCGACGACGAGCTGCGTCCCTACGTCGGCGTGTTGCTGTCGACGGAGCTGGCGCTGCCCGTCGACGTGCGGATCGACGCCGGCGTCATCGGTGGGCCGTCGGCGGGGCTGATGTTCGCGCTCTCGATCATCGACGTGCTCGGACCGCAGGACCTCACCGGCGGGACGGTCGTGGCCGGGACCGGCACGCTCGCCCGAGACGGCGCTGTAGGTGCCATCGGCGGGATCCGCCAGAAGGTGCTCGGCGCCATCGACCGTGAGGACGGCGGCCGTGCCGCGAGCGTCTTCCTGGTTCCGAGCGCCAACCTCGACGAGGCACTGGGCACGCCGGTGGAGCGCGACGTCCTGCTCGCGCCCGTCGCCACCCTCGACGACGCCCTGGCGGCGTTGTCCGCCGTCCGTGCGGGGGAGCAGCCGGCGGGGGCCGTGCAGCTGCAGGGGTCGGGCACGCGGGCCGCGGTCGGCTGA